A single window of Nicotiana sylvestris chromosome 3, ASM39365v2, whole genome shotgun sequence DNA harbors:
- the LOC138888659 gene encoding uncharacterized protein gives METYTMSYDIKVWHVIKKKNLPIPPKKDENGQVITSTNPLDLDDYTDEQAVVITVNEKAKNLLYNAISREEYEKIFSCETAKEMWDKLEVTYEGTNKVKETRINLLVREYELFQMKDGESVEEMFSRFSKILGDLKSFGRPIKSGEQVRKILRSLPTILKSKVIALECQDLDKISYDDLRGDLIAFEKTHLDKQIQEKKKTIAFKSTMAEPENEDEVEGGEQDEKIAMLSQVVTNVMRRNRNYRRGKSNFRKGRASNEIDKNDGRCYKCGKFEHVQADYPELKRKLSRNVQKKKAVGALSDEEESDHEKIANMCFMALSNDEESEELGRVVDSNDEEDDSRRPRSPLDE, from the coding sequence ATGGAAACATATACCATGTCATATGACATCAAAGTATGGCATGTGATAAAAAAGAAAAACCTTCCAATTCCTCCAAAGAAGGATGAAAATGGTCAAGTCATCACATCAACTAATCCTTTGGATTTAGATGATTACACTGATGAACAAGCAGTTGTTATCACCGTCAATGAAAAAGCAAAAAATCTACTATACAATGCTATCAGTAGAGAAGAATATGAAAAAATATTCAGTTGTGAGACTGCAAAAGAAATGTGGGATAAACTAGAAGTCACTTATGAAGGAACCAACAAGGTGAAAGAGACTAGAATAAATCTCCTGGTTCGGGAATATGAATTATTTCAAATGAAGGATGGAGAATCTGTTGAAGAAATGTTTTCTAGGTTCAGCAAAATCCTTGGAGACCTCAAATCATTTGGAAGACCTATTAAAAGTGGCGAACAGGTTAGAAAGATCCTCAGAAGCCTACCTACAATCTTGAAATCAAAGGTCATAGCTTTGGAATGTCAAGATCTGGACAAAATCTCCTATGATGATCTCAGAGGTGACTTGATTGCTTTTGAGAAAACTCATCTTGACAAACAAATTCAAGAGAAGAAGAAAACTATTGCTTTCAAGTCAACTATGGCTGAAccagaaaatgaagatgaagtaGAAGGAGGAGAACAAGATGAAAAAATTGCAATGCTCTCGCAAGTTGTGACCAACGTGATGAGAAGAAACAGAAACTACAGAAGAGGTAAgtcaaatttcagaaaaggaaGGGCGAGCAATGAAATAGATAAAAATGATGGAAGATGTTACAAATGTGGAAAGTTCGAACACGTTCAAGCTGACTATCCTGAATTAAAAAGGAAGCTTAGTAGAAATGTTCAAAAGAAGAAAGCTGTTGGAGCATTGAGTGATGAGGAGGAATCTGATCACGAGAAAATTGCCAACATGTGCTTTATGGCTCTAAGCAATGATGAAGAATCAGAGGAACTTGGTCGAGTGGTAGATAGCAACGatgaagaagatgattcaagaagACCTCGTTCACCGTTGGATGAATGA